GAGCAAGCTTGTTCCGGAGGGTATTGAAGGACGCGTTCCGTTCAAAGGTCCTCTTGCCGATACCGTTCATCAGCTGCTTGGCGGACTTCGTTCCGGTATGGGCTATTGCGGTACTAAAAACCTTGATGAACTGCGCAACGATACGCAATTCATCCGGATTACAGGTTCCGGTCTTCGCGAGAGCCATCCGCATGACGTTCAAATAACAAAAGAAGCTCCAAACTACTCGCTGTAATAACCCGACCACGGGAAAAAGCAGACAAGGACTTATAGACTATACGTCTAGGTCTCTTGTCTGCTTTTTTTGATATGGCGGCGTACGCTTAATAGATAAGATTTTTTTAATCTGCCTCCTGAAATATACATAACTGGCATCCGGAATTACGTTTCAACCGCTAGCAGACTGAAAAACGACTCTATTTATGCCAGAAAGTAGAATCACCCTACATCGGTTTAACTCTACCTATCCCATGTGTTACAATGAAATTCAAACGACTTAGGGATGAAAAGGGGAGAAAACGTTGAAAGTATTGCCGGTAAGATTACGGTCACTAGTAGTAGCATTTGTTGCAGGTATAGTAGCATTATCATTAGGGACGTCCTCGGTGAATGCGGCAGGTACGAAGGGCGGCGAATGGGTGGAAAACTCCCTTGGCCTTGAGTTAAGTTCAGCCATCTTGATCGACGCCGACACGGGCCAGGTTGTATATGAAGTAAATGCGGACGAGCCTCGTCCTCCTGCAAGTATGACTAAGATGATGACCGAATACATCGTTCTTGAGCAAATCAAGAGCAAAGCACTTAATTGGGATGAAATGATTACAGTTAGCGAAGAAGCAGCAAATACGCCAAAGGACGGCTCGCAGGTTTATCTGGCTCAAGGCGAGCAATATAAAGTGAAGGATCTTTATATGGCTATGGCCGTTGGCTCCGCGAATGATGCGACAATCGCTTTGGCTTCCGCTATCGGTGGCAGCGAGCAAGGTTTTGTGGAAAAAATGAATGAAACCGCTCAAAAACTCGGACTTACTTCCGCTCATTATACAAGCGCAACCGGTTTGGCTGATACGACAGTGATTTCCGCAAAAGATCAGGCTAAGCTGGCTCAAATCATTATTAAGAATGATCCGGAGTTCCTGGAGTACGCGTCGACGACCGAATACAAATTCCGTCCTCGCGATGACAAACCAATCGTAAATATTAACTGGATGCTTGCATCCAATAAGAGCAACACTTATCTGAAGGCTTTTGCCTATGACGGTGTTGACGGTATGAAAACAGGCTATATTTCCGCTGCAGGTTATACGTTTACGGGTACAGTAAAACGCGGCGACCAGCGTTATATCAGCGTTGTTATGAATACGAAGTCGAAGGAAGCGCGTTTTAACGAAACAGCGAAGCTGTACAACTACGCTTTTAACTCCCTGGAGAAGAAAACGGTTATTCCGGCAAAATCCGTGGTAGAAAAAGCAGAATCGGTAAAAATTAAAAAAGGTGTGAAAAAATCGGTTCCGATCATTACAGAATCCGATATTTCGCTTATTGTGAAAAAAGGTGCGGATCCGAAGGTTGAGCTTACCGGCTACGAGCTTAAGAAACCGGAGGAGCTTGTCGCTCCGATTAAAGCCGGTCAAGTTGTAGGTACGGCTACGTACAAATATACCGATGAGCAAGGCAAAGCGCTGGAGAAAACGGTCAATCTGATTGCAAGTAAAGATGTGAAGAAGGCAAGCTGGTTCGCCTTGATGTTCCGCGGTATCGGAGGCTTCTTCTCCGGTCTGTTCAACGGTATTGTCGATTTGTTCTAATCCAACGCAGGATATGCTCTAAAGCGTGGCAGGTAAGGCAAATCAAGGGTTGTCGATTATTGGCCCATCCTGTAAAATAAATGGTTAGAGTAAGCGGCGAGCTTCAACCTAAATAAGCGATTAAGCGCTTAGCCCCCTTAGCGGGGGCTGCGCTCCATTTTAAGGAGGATTTCTAAGCATGGAAACAGGTACTTCGCGCGTAAAACGCGGTATGGCAGAAATGCAAAAAGGCGGCGTCATCATGGACGTTATGAACGCCGAGCAAGCGAAAATTGCGGAAGCAGCGGGCGCAACTGCCGTTATGGCATTGGAACGCGTTCCTTCTGACATTCGTGCAGCAGGCGGCGTAGCCCGTATGGCTGACCCAACTATCGTAGAAGAAGTTATGAAAGTGGTATCGATTCCGGTTATGGCGAAAGCCCGTATCGGTCATATCGTAGAAGCACGCGTTCTCGAATCGATGGGCGTTGACTACATCGACGAATCCGAAGTACTGACTCCTGCGGACGAAGTATTCCATATCAGCAAGAACGAATTCACTATACCTTTCGTATGCGGCGCGAAGGACCTGGGTGAGGCTCTTCGCCGTATCCAAGAAGGCGCAGCTATGCTACGTACAAAAGGCGAGCCGGGAACAGGCAACATCGTTGAGGCTGTTCGTCACCTTCGCTTGATTAACGGTCAAATTCGCAAAGTACAAAACCTGTCCAAAGACGAACTGTACAACGAAGCTAAAGTTCTGGGCGTTCCTTACGATCTGCTTCTGCAAGTTCATGAGAGCGGCAAACTGCCGGTCGTTAACTTTGCGGCAGGCGGCGTTGCAACTCCATCCGACGCAGCACTTATGATGGAACTGGGCGCTGACGGCGTATTCGTAGGCTCCGGTATCTTCAAATCGGACAGCCCTGAGAAATTCGCTCGTGCAATCGTTGAAGCTACAACGCATTACAAAGACTACAAACTGATCGCGGAAGTATCCAAAAACCTGGGCACTCCGATGAAAGGCATTGAAATTTCGAAGCTGCAAGCAGCTGAGCGTATGCAAGACCGCGGTCTGTAAGAGGCGGTATCTATAGAAAGGCGTGTAGGCTTATGAAAATTGGTGTACTGGCGCTTCAAGGCGCAGTAGCAGAGCATATACGCAGTTTGGAGGCGGCGGGCGCGGAAGCGGTCGCCGTTAAACGAATTGAAGAGCTTGCTGAGCTCGACGGTATCGTTATTCCAGGCGGCGAAAGCACAACAATCGGCAAGCTGATCCGCAAGTACGACTTCCTCGAGGCTCTTAAGGAGTTCTCGAAGCAAGGCAAGCCGTTATTCGGAACTTGTGCCGGTCTTATTATTTTGGCACGCAAAATCGAAGGTCAGGATGATGCCCATCTGGAGCTGATGGATATGGTTGTGGCGCGCAACGCCTTTGGCCGCCAACGTGAAAGCTTCGAGACGGACCTTCCGATTCAAGGGATCGATGAACCGATCCGTGCGGTGTTCATCCGTGCTCCTCTCATTAAAGAAGTTGGCAGCAGCGTTGAAGTATTGTCCGTATACAACGATGAGATTGTAGCTG
This region of Paenibacillus sp. JDR-2 genomic DNA includes:
- the pdxS gene encoding pyridoxal 5'-phosphate synthase lyase subunit PdxS; the protein is METGTSRVKRGMAEMQKGGVIMDVMNAEQAKIAEAAGATAVMALERVPSDIRAAGGVARMADPTIVEEVMKVVSIPVMAKARIGHIVEARVLESMGVDYIDESEVLTPADEVFHISKNEFTIPFVCGAKDLGEALRRIQEGAAMLRTKGEPGTGNIVEAVRHLRLINGQIRKVQNLSKDELYNEAKVLGVPYDLLLQVHESGKLPVVNFAAGGVATPSDAALMMELGADGVFVGSGIFKSDSPEKFARAIVEATTHYKDYKLIAEVSKNLGTPMKGIEISKLQAAERMQDRGL
- the pdxT gene encoding pyridoxal 5'-phosphate synthase glutaminase subunit PdxT produces the protein MKIGVLALQGAVAEHIRSLEAAGAEAVAVKRIEELAELDGIVIPGGESTTIGKLIRKYDFLEALKEFSKQGKPLFGTCAGLIILARKIEGQDDAHLELMDMVVARNAFGRQRESFETDLPIQGIDEPIRAVFIRAPLIKEVGSSVEVLSVYNDEIVAARQGHLLACSFHPELTDDYRLHAYFVDMVKEAAKTTTK
- a CDS encoding D-alanyl-D-alanine carboxypeptidase family protein, which produces MKVLPVRLRSLVVAFVAGIVALSLGTSSVNAAGTKGGEWVENSLGLELSSAILIDADTGQVVYEVNADEPRPPASMTKMMTEYIVLEQIKSKALNWDEMITVSEEAANTPKDGSQVYLAQGEQYKVKDLYMAMAVGSANDATIALASAIGGSEQGFVEKMNETAQKLGLTSAHYTSATGLADTTVISAKDQAKLAQIIIKNDPEFLEYASTTEYKFRPRDDKPIVNINWMLASNKSNTYLKAFAYDGVDGMKTGYISAAGYTFTGTVKRGDQRYISVVMNTKSKEARFNETAKLYNYAFNSLEKKTVIPAKSVVEKAESVKIKKGVKKSVPIITESDISLIVKKGADPKVELTGYELKKPEELVAPIKAGQVVGTATYKYTDEQGKALEKTVNLIASKDVKKASWFALMFRGIGGFFSGLFNGIVDLF